The Equus quagga isolate Etosha38 unplaced genomic scaffold, UCLA_HA_Equagga_1.0 HiC_scaffold_440_RagTag, whole genome shotgun sequence genome contains the following window.
atgaAGAGGAGGCAAAGATGGGGACCAGCTGGGAGACTCTCCCTGGTTCATTCAGAATAgcgattctcaaagtgtggtctgtggaatCCTTGAAGTCACTGAGATCCTTTCACAGATCCATGAGGTAAAACTCTTTTCATACCATTACTAGACATCATTCGCCTTTTCAGTATGTTCACATTTGCACTGAGGTAAAAATTAGTAAGAATGGAGGCCGTGGTACCAAACTGCAATGGGAGTTATCTTCACCACCACTTACTTgcagaaaaacaaccaaaagaaccactttcactttaaaatgtcCTGAAGCATCAAAAATTATTATCTTTATCAAATCATTATTcttaaatccacattttaaaaatatcttacatgATGACATGGGAAGAACACATAAAGCCCATCTGCTACTTTCCCCCGTACTATGTCCCAACGAGAATAATCTGTGTGAGCTGAGCTAGCCTCTTTTTCGTGGAATACCagttttacttgaaagaatgaatgacaggAACTATGATTATCAGATGCGGTTACTTGGGAGGCACTGTCTCAAAATGAACATGAGCTTCTCCCTTCAAGAAAATCCACCGACAGGTAACAACTGACAGGACTTACTGCCTTGATCAAAAGGAAGCTctcaagagaaaatgagaattttggaaaacttgtgtccacCATGTAAGCCTGGCAGCTTCCCCGTCCTGACAGACTTTTCCTGTTGAGATCTGTGGTCACATTAACAAATGTGATATTTTGACAGTTTGTAGTTAAATGCATCAACACAGGAAGATCCACATAACTTAGTGAAACAGtgcattactttaaaaaatcatacattaGTACAAGAGCCATTCAATATGTAAAATAGGCctgtggattttaatgtaacagaatagGAAATATTCAATGATACTGTTTCAGCTTCCACCTTGCAAATGACCTGTGAGAAACTGCCGCTTATGTAGTTTCATTTTAGAATCAAAGTTTAATATCCGCAATTATGTGGAAAGGTTATTAAAAATACTACTCCTACATATCTGTCTGAGGCggtattttttttcatatacGTCAACCAAAACAACACATTAAATGTAGAGCAAATGTGAAGAGCCAGTGGTCTTCTAATCCCAGACAAGAAAGACACTTGCAAAAACATGAagtgtaaaaagacccactctTCTCTTACCTTATTCTGGGAAattgttatttttcagaaaaacattatttcttttaacttgcAGTGGGTTAGaaatattattctaaataaattaattaaaacatttaaaacttttgttcctagcatggtaaatattgatagatacaACCAACATAAACAAATGACCCTTGGGGCCCTCGCTAATTTGAAGACTGTGTGGATATCCTGAAACCAAAGTGCTTGACAATCGCTGACTCAAACAGCCCCAGGGCCAGGACTCAGGGAGACGGTGTGACAAAGAGCTCTCGGAGCAGGGGGAGAGGGGTCAGGACAAAGTCCCAGGTCCCCGGACGTGGCTCTCAGGGTCTGAGGTCCGAGGGCGGAGTCTGGGGCGGAGAAGCTCAGTGCTGGGGACGCCCCTTCTCCTGAGTTTCACTTCCCCCTCTCACAGCCTGTGTCAGGTCCTCCTTCCTGGAGACTCATGACGCGGTGCCAGTTCTCACTCCCATTGCGTGTCCGGTTTCTACAGAAGCCAATCAGCGTCTCCGCTGTTCCGGGTTAGAAAGTCCGCACTGACCAGCCGGTTTCAGATTCTCCCCAGATCGCGAGGATGCAGGTCGTGATGCCTACAACCTTCTTCCTGCTGCTCTTGGGGACCCTGACCTGGACTGAGACCTGGGCTGGTGAGTGCGGGGTGGGAAGGAAGCGGCCTCTGCGGGGGGCGGAGCGAGGGGACAGCGCGGAGGGGGCGCATGACTCCCGGGGAAGGCGCGTCTCCGCGGACCCAGATCCAGACCCGCCCAACGCGCCCCACCTGGGCCCCGCAGCGTCCAGACCCCTTTTCTCTCACCTACTGGGGTCTCCCGCGCTTCTCAGTCCGCTGCCCCTTTTCCGCCTCGCGACCCCGTCactccctcaccccctcccccctcccggCCCCATCACCCTCGGACCCCCGGGACCCTCGCCGGGAGGAGGGTCGGCCGGgtctcagcccctccccgcccccaggcttCCACTCCATGAGTTATTTCTACACCGCCGTGTCCCGGCCCGGCCGCGGGGAGCCCCGCTTCATCGCCGTCGGCTACGTGGACGACACGCAGTTCGTGCGGTTCGACAGCGACGCCGCGAGTCCGAGGATGGAGCCGCGGGCGCCCtgggtggagcaggaggggccggagTATTGGGAGCGGGAGACGCGGATCATGAAGGAAGCCGCACAGAATTTCCGAGTGGGCCTGAACACCCTGCGCGGCTACTACAACCAGAGCGAGGCCGGTGAGCGACGCGGGCCCGGGTCCAGGTCAGGGCCCCCCATCCCTAGGGACGGGCCGGGGTCTCCCCGAGTCTCCGGGTCCGAAACTCACCCCGAGTCTGCGGACCCGCCTGGACCCCCGACCAGGGAAGAGCCAGCGGGGACTTTTCCGCGGTTTCATTTTCAGTTTAGGTTTAATTTCTGCGAGTGGGCGGGGCCAAGTGGGCGGGGCTGACCTAGGGGCGGGGTCAGGGTCTCACACCCTCCAGGTTGTGTTTGGCTGCGACGTGGGGCCGGACGGGCGCCTCCTCCGCGGGTACTGGCAGTACGCCTACGACGGCGCCGATTACCTCGCCCTGAACGAGGACCTGCGCTCCTGGACCGCGGCGGACATGGAGGCTCAGATCACCCGGCGCAAGTGGGAGGCGGCCGGAGCGGCGGAGCGCTACAGGAACTACCTGGAGGGCCGGTGCGTGGAGTGGCTCCGCAGATACCTGGAGAACGGGAAGGAGACGCTGCAGCGCGCAGGTGCGAGGGGCCGCGGGGCCTCCTGATCTCCGCTGGGGCCGGGATGGCTTCCCACAAAGAGGGGAAATGGGATCAGTGGCAGAACACCCTccctcagaaaagaaaggaacccACCCAGGTTTTCATGTTCTGTACTAAAGACTTGCCCAGAGGGCCCGCCCTTCTCTACAGGGCTGTGAAGGAATCCAATTTCTTCAGGAATAGGAGGGGAGACCTTCCCTGAAATCTCCGTCATTGGTCCCCTTTGAccctggcagccatcttgtgacccaTGACTTTCTCAAGGCCTTGTTCTCGGCCTGATAACATCTTTGCAGGTCTGACTCCAGCTTTTGTGAGTCGTTCACCCTCCATCCAGATCAGAACCAGAAGTCTGTGTTCTCCTGTTTAGAGACCTGAAGGCTTGAACTCTGGGCGCTCACCCTTGTTCTAGAACTTTCCTCACTCCACAAGTCCAGGCTTGTGTCTGGGTTCTGTGCTTCCTCCTTCAAACCAATTGTCCTGTCCGTTCTCAGGATGGTCACGCAAGTgatgcttcagtggcccatgcaGGTAACTGAAAGTGAATTTTCTGACCCTTCTCCTCAGACGCCCCAAAGACACACGTGACCCACCACCCCATCTCTGACCATGAGGTCACCCTGAGGTGCTGGTCCCTGGGCTTCTACCCTGCGGAGATCACCCTGACCTGGCAGCGTGATGGGGAGGACCTGACCCAGGACACGGAGTTTGTGAAGACCAGGCCTGCAGGGGATCGAACCTTCCAGAAGTGGGCTGCTGTGGTGGTGCcttctggagaggagcagagatacaCATGCCGTGTGCAGCACGAGGGGCTGGCTGAGCCTGTCACCCTGAGATGGGGTAAGGAGGGAGCCGTGGGCTCAGAGCCTCTTCTCAGGGAAATCAGGAACCCTTCTGGAGACCTTCAGCAGGGtcagggctgaggcctggggaTCAGGGCCCTcaccctgccttccttccccagaGCCGCTGCCTCAGTCCACCATCCTCATCGTGGGCGTCCTTCCTGGCCTGAGTCTCCTTGGAGCTGTGGTGGCTGGAGCTGTGATCTGGAGGAAGGAGCGCTCAGGTAGGGAAGGGGGTTTGGGATCTGAGTTTTCTTGTCCCACTGGGGGTTTCAAGAACCAAGCAGAACTTGCCCTGCCCCGTTACTGGGAAGTGCCAACCACACACGTGCTTGCCACTCTGGCCTGATTGCTAACACTGTTTTGTATAGCActtatgaaaatgaaagagatttttttcaccTTGATAATTCAGTTGCTGGGGACCTGATTCCCAGCAGTTGAAGGTCAGAGGGAAGGTCCCTGCTGAGGACAGAGCTCCAGGAGGGCATTGGTCTAGTCCTCACACATCTCCTTTCGTCATGTTTCTCAATCTTGCCCTGGGTCTTCAGTCATGGTTCTGGAAACTTCCCTGTGGTCCAGGACTAGGGGATTCCTCTAGGGTCTCATGGCCCAgccttcttcctgttttcttcccaCAGGTGAAAAAAGAGGGATTTACGTGCAGGCTGCAAGTAAGTTTGAGTGGGGGATTGATCCCTGAGACCCCTGGAATATTGGAGACAGGAGCCCCAGGGTGGGGAGCTCACTCACCCCATAGTTCATTCTTTAGTCTCATCTCCTGTGGGCTCTGACCACTTCCTGTTTTGTTCTACCCCAGACAGTGACAGTGCCCAGGGATCTGATGCGTCTCTCACGCAGAAAGGTGAGACTTGGAGGGCCTGAAgtggggaggggctttggggcagAGGGGACACAACTGGTTTATGGGGATTCTTTGGGGCATTTGGAGCATGCAGAGGGCTGTTGAGAATGTCAACACTTGTGTGACTGACATGAATTTGTTCACGATTATTCTCTTTTACAGTGTGAGACGGTGGCCCTGTGGGAGACCAAGTGATGCAAGATTTGTTCATGCTCCCACTTTGGGACTTCAGATGCCCTCACTTCTCTTTCTGCAGCTGGCATCTGAGTGTGTGTGGTCCTATTAGCATAatgagaggaggtgaggagactggcccacccctgcccaccaGACGACTCCATCCCAACACCGACCATTGTGCTTTCCCTGATCAAATGTCCTGTTCCAGCAGAGGTGGCACTGGGCCGTCTCCATCCATGTCTTAACTCCTTGTGGCACTGAGTAGTGATGACTTGCTTCCTTACTGATAATATGAATATGgacatgaatttgttttttctaattcttgtCATAAGGGATTGATGTGTTAAGTAAAGAAGAAGATTCCTAAagtttgagagagaaaataaatggaagcacTGAAAACCTTCCAGAATTCGTGAGTGCTGTGCTGAGTCTGTGGCAGGTGGGGACAGGAGAAGGCTGAGAGGAGCGGAGTGTGGATGGGGCCTGTGTGCAGTCAATGCATCCTGGGCGATGATGTTGTGATTCCTTGGCTGGcccatctctctgctcctttatccTGGTTCCTTCTATAGAACCTTGTTCCATCAGTATCTGTGATCACAGGGATGAGGACATCACCTGGGTGTTGTCGTGTCTTCAGGACCGTGGGCAGCGAGGGCTTCCTGTGACTGGGTCAGCCTAGGCTCTGTCCAGGGTCCGGCCCTCAGCCCGTGCCTCTTGCGTGTTTAcccttttgtttctttaggaGTTTTTTTGGattatgccttttctttttcatgttttgagtgctgtctcagtttcctctgggtGTCCCCATCTCTGACAGCAGCAGGAGTCATTTCGCCTGTCATTGTCCCCACAAGGCCCAGGGTGGCCCCTGCACACAGGAGACTCTGTGGTATCGAGGGACAAATTTTCAGACTCATCCGGCTCTTGCCCTCCCTCTAGAGCTGTTTCCTGGATTGTTTTTTCCATCTTACCCCGCTTTTACAGAACCAGAATCTGGAGGTAGTAAACAGGAAGGATTCAATAGTTTCTCATCTCACGTATATTCCCGCTgggtttctgtcttctctgcagcCTGCCCCGTTTCTCTGCCCTTAGCCCTTATCATCCTCGTGCTGGCTCTCATCCAAACACATGGATTTATAAAGTCGAATCTCCTTTAGATTCACAATTGGTTGGAAAACTAGGGTCCATAAGCCTAGGACTGTCCtttctgaagagagaaatataatataattgtgtgtgtgagtgtgcaggaGGGCGGCTGTGGGACggagggagaagagagcagtGCTTGTGAGAAAAGTACAGGCGGCACTGATGTCAGTGTGAGTGGAGGTTGTGTTGTAGCTGCCACCAAACAGCGTGTGACCTGAGGTTACGTCAATAAAGATATTGTCTCTAGAATAGGGAGGTGCTCTACACTGATCATTCATTCAACTGATTGCCAGATAGATGACAAAGTGAcaaagtatttttgcatctaggAAATCTCAGTGAATTAAAAATTGCCACCTTGGGGAGCATGTGTTCTAGCGGTGAGGGGCACACTGTATGCTATAAGCATAGTAAAGAAGGGAAGTGTTTATGTGAGAAGTTGTAAGTGCCTTCAGGAAGGTGACCCAGAATATaagtgtgtggggacagggaaaGTGGCCGTTTTCCTAGTGCGGGCAGTGTGGCCTCATTGGGAAGGTGACCTTTGAGGAAAGATGTAAAGGACATGAGGAGTTATCCACGAGGATGTCTGGGGAAGTTCTTTGCAGGCAGGGGAACCTCCAGTGCAAATGTACTAGGGCAGGACTGTGTCTGTGTTTTCTGGGAAGAGCGAGGGGGCTGGTGTGGTTGGAGCAGAGAATATTGAGATGAGGTCCGAATTACACCCAGGCCATGTAGACCTCGAAGGTAGTGGAAGGTTTTGACTTTTCTTTGAGTAAGATGTGGAGGTGCAAGACTGTCTGAACGGAAAATCAACCTGATACCACTTCTCTTCAGAAGCATCAGTCTGGTGCTGTGCGGAATCAAGAGGTGAAGGACAAGCAACCGGTAGAGAAAACTGTAGGAAACTAGTGCCGTGTCCTGGGCTAGAGATGTTCGTTGCTTTCTCTGGACTGTGAGCAGAGAAAAAATAGGAAGTGATTGGATTCTGGATACATGCTGAAGATGGGCTTTACAGCCTCTCCTAATGGATTAAATCTGGGTTATGAGAAAGAGGATCAAGAGGGACACCCCAAATTTCAGACTGTGCAAGTAGAAATATGGAGTGCCTtcagtggaaatggagaggaggatAGAAGAGACACGTTTGAGGAAGCAGCATCATAGTCATCCAATTTAGGAAATGTTGAATTTGAGTTATTCATTAGAAATGCAAGTGAGGTTAGCAGTTAGATAATCTGAGTCTGGAGTTTAGGTGACATGTCTTGATTGCAGAAATAGATTTGAGAGGTGACaccatataaatgatatttaaaccCTTGAAAACCAATGAGGTCACCAGGGGAGTGATGACTatagcaaagaaaagaacaaggactGAACCCtgcaacaaatgaaaaaatactatGAGAAGCACAAAAAACAAAGGCTAGTATAAAGAGGCTCATAAACTTCAATATTGGAATTATGAGACATAGATTACAACATAACCAAGACATGAtgtaaacatataaacatatatttctgatacaaagaaaatgaaacattgaAAATGCCTGCGGAAAATCAACGACGAAATTAAACACACCTGCAGAACATAGGCAATTAAATATAACCTATCTGACTTTTAAAACAACCAAATaagttttttgaaattaaaattaaaacaatttgaatTAAAAACTCAGGTTACAGACTTTTTCTTTGGGCCGTGATGGAATAGAAAGAACCAGATTTAGTCTCCTATCTTGAACAACTACAACTTCagataaatgtataaaacaaagGTATTGAGACCTTGGACAACAGACAGCACAAGGAGTGTGATCccgaagagaagggaaagagaagaggtaaAGCAAGCCTACAATTGTCCACCTTCCTTCCTGGACAGAGTGTCCAGGACACAGTGCAGAGAGGAGCAGCCCTAACAGAGCCCAGCAGACTCACTGAGTTAGGGGGACAGAGTTGTGAAATGGGGAGCCCAGG
Protein-coding sequences here:
- the LOC124232300 gene encoding patr class I histocompatibility antigen, A-108 alpha chain-like — protein: MQVVMPTTFFLLLLGTLTWTETWAGFHSMSYFYTAVSRPGRGEPRFIAVGYVDDTQFVRFDSDAASPRMEPRAPWVEQEGPEYWERETRIMKEAAQNFRVGLNTLRGYYNQSEAGSHTLQVVFGCDVGPDGRLLRGYWQYAYDGADYLALNEDLRSWTAADMEAQITRRKWEAAGAAERYRNYLEGRCVEWLRRYLENGKETLQRADAPKTHVTHHPISDHEVTLRCWSLGFYPAEITLTWQRDGEDLTQDTEFVKTRPAGDRTFQKWAAVVVPSGEEQRYTCRVQHEGLAEPVTLRWEPLPQSTILIVGVLPGLSLLGAVVAGAVIWRKERSGEKRGIYVQAANSDSAQGSDASLTQKV